The following coding sequences are from one Chloroflexota bacterium window:
- a CDS encoding DNRLRE domain-containing protein, translating to MKRIAGNCYRLSTPTTRCMPLVMAIVLSACLLGIWAHGVKADTFHVCPSGCAYTSIATALENARPGDTIMVGAGEYREYIFMRGGVRIQGAGPEHTFLIWNGQRPAVAGYPQDLTGAVLDGFTIICNSPHGAIHIDYPHEKQIISNNVISNSVGEWESGGIWIVEGASPTIINNVFVGNTVLSWQGGGAIFVQNAAPVISGNTFIGNYAANGGAIAVYNDDQYYATITNNTFINNAAGTRGGAIYLENSWPVIRGNTILSNTAASGGGISAVGSGCRAVIEGNLIAYNQALGTQSYNVGGGLAIVDQANVSVDRNTIRGNSAVRGDGIYIESAMARITNNVLTANGFAEILVNGASPYIINNTLWGISTPNAVGIDLLGFSNPRIANNIIAYEAYGIRGDGRAMPIIRYNDVWQNLIANYSGVTPGLNNLSVNPSLRDPANGDYHLSASSLLIDAGSSEDAPSFDFEGDARPIDGNGDSVAQADIGADEYSPSPATPTPTPSPIPPGTEITVTLQQASDGYYGSEDTYIYMYGPDSNYCLDSVLRVGYKQQYATLLRFDLSPIPAGATVTRAILQLYASGWNATDITINAYAITRSVAFCEATWNRAQSSNPWGRPGANDTTSDRRGAAESTLTTSGIRKWYSFDLTRLVQEWVSGGLPNNGVLLLAAYSSGSFYFSSAQDGSPPLHPKLVVAYRYGIGATPTATATQASLTPTPTAISTLLPTETPTASVTSTPTPTPTPIPSGVETTITLQQGNNGYTGSDDTYIYQYGPTDNYCMESTLRVGYKQQYAALLRFDVSSVPSDAVIAQATLQIYATAWSGADISVGAYAITRSVALCQTTWNQAQSGNPWGLPGGNDTTSDRRALAESTLTTSGIRKRYSFDLTALVQSWVNGSVANNGVLLRAGYSTNTFHFASTQYADASLRPKLIITYRR from the coding sequence ATGAAACGAATTGCAGGGAATTGCTATAGGCTGTCTACGCCGACTACCAGATGTATGCCTTTGGTCATGGCCATTGTGCTCAGCGCGTGCCTTTTGGGCATCTGGGCCCATGGCGTTAAAGCGGATACATTCCATGTATGTCCTAGCGGTTGTGCTTACACTAGCATAGCAACTGCTTTGGAGAATGCACGGCCTGGGGACACCATCATGGTTGGGGCAGGTGAGTACCGGGAGTATATCTTCATGCGCGGTGGCGTGAGAATTCAAGGGGCTGGTCCTGAGCATACTTTCCTTATCTGGAATGGGCAACGCCCCGCCGTCGCAGGTTATCCACAGGATCTCACTGGTGCCGTGTTGGATGGCTTCACGATTATTTGTAACTCCCCGCATGGCGCCATCCATATTGATTATCCCCATGAAAAGCAAATCATCAGCAACAATGTCATTAGCAACAGTGTGGGCGAGTGGGAGAGCGGGGGCATCTGGATTGTAGAAGGTGCATCGCCAACGATTATCAACAATGTCTTTGTGGGCAATACCGTGCTTTCTTGGCAGGGCGGGGGAGCTATCTTTGTGCAGAATGCTGCTCCAGTTATCAGCGGGAATACCTTCATTGGCAATTATGCCGCAAATGGAGGGGCTATCGCTGTCTACAATGATGACCAGTACTACGCCACTATAACCAATAACACATTCATCAATAATGCAGCAGGAACAAGAGGCGGCGCCATTTATCTAGAAAACTCGTGGCCGGTAATCCGTGGTAACACCATTCTCAGCAATACGGCTGCATCTGGTGGAGGCATCTCCGCTGTTGGTAGTGGTTGCAGAGCCGTCATCGAGGGTAATCTGATTGCGTATAATCAGGCTCTGGGCACACAAAGTTACAATGTCGGTGGAGGATTGGCGATTGTTGATCAGGCAAATGTTTCTGTGGATCGCAATACGATCCGGGGGAACTCGGCGGTTCGAGGGGATGGTATCTACATCGAAAGTGCCATGGCACGCATCACGAATAATGTATTGACCGCTAACGGATTTGCAGAGATCTTGGTTAATGGCGCTTCCCCCTATATTATCAACAACACACTCTGGGGCATCAGCACCCCTAATGCAGTTGGGATAGACCTGCTTGGTTTCTCCAATCCTAGAATAGCAAATAATATCATCGCCTATGAAGCCTATGGTATCCGGGGTGATGGCAGGGCAATGCCCATTATCCGCTATAACGATGTCTGGCAGAATCTGATTGCGAATTATAGCGGTGTCACTCCAGGGCTAAACAATCTCAGCGTCAACCCTTCTCTCAGAGATCCTGCGAACGGAGATTACCATCTTAGTGCTAGCTCTTTGCTGATTGACGCGGGTTCCAGCGAAGATGCTCCTTCTTTTGATTTCGAGGGTGATGCTAGGCCAATTGACGGCAATGGAGATTCCGTCGCTCAGGCTGACATTGGTGCCGATGAATACAGCCCATCACCAGCGACGCCGACGCCGACGCCTTCGCCCATCCCACCAGGGACAGAGATCACGGTTACTTTGCAGCAGGCGAGCGATGGTTACTATGGAAGTGAGGATACGTACATCTATATGTATGGCCCGGATAGCAATTACTGTTTGGATTCAGTGCTTCGGGTTGGTTATAAGCAGCAGTACGCGACGCTGCTGCGCTTTGATCTCTCTCCCATACCTGCAGGAGCTACAGTCACCAGGGCTATCCTTCAGCTCTATGCGTCGGGTTGGAATGCCACTGACATTACTATCAACGCCTATGCCATTACGCGCAGCGTTGCTTTCTGCGAGGCTACTTGGAACCGAGCTCAATCAAGCAATCCATGGGGCCGCCCGGGAGCCAATGACACGACATCCGACCGTCGCGGTGCTGCTGAGAGTACCCTAACCACCAGTGGTATTCGCAAGTGGTATAGCTTTGACCTCACTAGGCTTGTGCAGGAGTGGGTCAGTGGCGGTCTGCCCAATAACGGTGTACTATTGCTGGCTGCATATTCCAGTGGCTCGTTCTATTTCTCCAGTGCCCAGGATGGCAGCCCGCCTCTGCATCCCAAGTTAGTCGTGGCGTATCGGTACGGCATAGGTGCAACACCAACCGCGACAGCTACCCAAGCCAGCCTCACGCCAACTCCGACAGCAATATCCACGCTTTTGCCTACAGAGACTCCTACAGCAAGCGTCACCAGTACGCCCACGCCTACACCTACTCCCATCCCCTCTGGGGTGGAGACTACGATTACCTTGCAGCAAGGGAATAACGGTTACACGGGCAGTGACGATACCTACATTTACCAATACGGCCCGACTGACAATTATTGCATGGAGAGTACGCTCAGAGTGGGGTACAAGCAGCAATATGCAGCGCTCTTGCGCTTTGATGTTTCCAGTGTGCCCTCGGATGCTGTGATAGCCCAAGCCACGCTGCAGATCTATGCTACTGCCTGGAGTGGTGCTGACATCAGCGTTGGTGCTTATGCAATTACGCGCAGTGTTGCTTTGTGCCAGACTACCTGGAATCAGGCCCAGTCGGGTAATCCATGGGGCCTGCCTGGGGGGAACGACACGACCAGCGATCGTCGCGCCTTGGCGGAGAGCACGCTGACCACAAGTGGCATCCGCAAGAGGTACAGCTTTGACCTGACCGCACTTGTTCAGAGCTGGGTCAATGGCAGCGTAGCCAATAACGGGGTTCTGCTGCGTGCGGGATATTCAACCAATACGTTCCACTTTGCTAGTACACAGTATGCGGACGCTAGTTTACGTCCCAAGCTAATCATCACTTATCGCCGATAA
- a CDS encoding class I SAM-dependent methyltransferase, which yields MIWIGALLTVLVVGAILYWLLILTEGVYLGNKVVVALYDRSAASYDRVKQVLPHEDGIHLAGPLLTAIKNIPAPLVLDVATGTGRLPLALLRQWDFQGRIVGLDLSRQMLTIAQHKTRAHSNRVGWIWDDAMHLPFPSSRFHAVTCIEALEFLPKPWEALAEMVRVLRPGGQLMITNRVGIDALFLPGRAHHPAKLEKSLEALGLANVKTRRWQVHYDLIDAQKPAEAPERKAQ from the coding sequence GTGATTTGGATTGGCGCATTATTGACAGTTTTGGTAGTAGGGGCTATCCTATACTGGCTTTTGATCCTTACCGAGGGAGTGTATCTGGGGAATAAGGTAGTGGTTGCTCTCTACGACCGGAGCGCAGCTAGTTATGACCGGGTAAAGCAGGTATTGCCGCATGAGGATGGCATCCATCTAGCTGGTCCGCTGTTAACAGCGATAAAGAACATCCCTGCACCGCTGGTACTGGATGTCGCTACGGGTACGGGCCGACTACCATTGGCTTTGTTACGGCAATGGGATTTCCAAGGACGCATTGTTGGGCTTGATCTCTCGCGACAAATGTTAACCATTGCGCAGCATAAGACACGCGCACATAGTAACCGTGTCGGATGGATCTGGGATGATGCGATGCACCTCCCCTTTCCTAGCAGCAGGTTTCACGCCGTTACCTGCATAGAGGCTCTGGAGTTCTTGCCCAAGCCTTGGGAGGCTCTGGCCGAGATGGTGCGTGTGTTGCGTCCTGGTGGACAACTCATGATAACCAACCGAGTGGGGATTGACGCCCTTTTCCTTCCGGGACGCGCTCATCACCCTGCTAAGCTGGAGAAGAGTCTGGAGGCTTTAGGACTCGCTAATGTAAAGACGCGACGCTGGCAAGTTCATTATGACTTGATTGACGCACAGAAACCAGCAGAAGCACCTGAAAGGAAAGCACAATGA
- a CDS encoding AI-2E family transporter, with amino-acid sequence MMNNWSKKQRARALLTTILLLLGAWLLYQARRALLPFLLGAVLAYIMLPFINWLDDHVRTSRGRRWVRTLSVIIAYALTVYIVLAVLTSVIPPIGAQVGSLLQRLPDFARNVYRAAPDLVQGWLDVYNTIVPENIRLAIQHSFESTVQSLIRTLQTGIFKGVNVVFTTVSFVLGLIVIPLWMFYILRDEPEIRAQFYRLVPDAYREDVRNLLHLIDVVLGAYLRRQLFLCLSVAVLTTIGLLILDIDSALLLGTLAGVFEVIPVLGPLLGAIPAVLVTLATSPSKLLWVVLLAIIVQQIENYLLVPQIAQGTFRIHPALAILALVIGNEVAGIWGVILCLPLIATVRDVTCYLYLRLSDRPLSPAEALAKVHAKSPSPLPILQRVRALWKK; translated from the coding sequence ATGATGAACAACTGGAGCAAGAAGCAACGCGCTCGTGCTTTGCTCACGACCATCCTGTTGCTCCTGGGGGCCTGGCTATTATATCAGGCGCGCAGGGCGTTATTGCCGTTTTTGCTGGGTGCTGTTCTTGCTTACATTATGCTGCCATTTATTAACTGGCTGGATGACCATGTACGCACGTCCCGCGGCCGACGCTGGGTAAGGACCCTGTCTGTTATTATCGCGTATGCGTTGACCGTATACATTGTCCTTGCTGTATTGACATCTGTCATTCCACCAATTGGTGCACAAGTTGGGTCTCTGCTCCAACGCTTGCCCGATTTTGCCCGAAATGTCTACCGGGCTGCGCCTGATCTTGTGCAGGGCTGGTTAGATGTGTATAACACAATTGTGCCCGAGAATATCCGCCTTGCTATTCAACATAGTTTTGAGAGCACGGTGCAGTCCTTGATTCGAACTCTGCAGACGGGCATATTTAAGGGGGTGAACGTAGTTTTTACCACCGTCAGCTTTGTCTTAGGATTGATTGTGATTCCATTGTGGATGTTCTATATTTTACGCGATGAGCCCGAAATTCGCGCTCAGTTTTACCGACTTGTTCCCGATGCCTACCGCGAGGATGTGCGCAACCTCTTGCACTTGATTGATGTCGTTTTGGGAGCTTACCTGCGCAGACAGCTGTTCCTTTGCCTCAGTGTGGCTGTTCTGACCACAATTGGCTTGCTGATTCTGGACATAGACTCCGCTTTGCTTTTGGGCACGCTTGCAGGTGTCTTTGAGGTCATCCCCGTGCTTGGCCCGCTGTTGGGTGCGATCCCCGCCGTTTTGGTGACGTTGGCCACCTCGCCATCCAAACTGCTGTGGGTCGTTTTGCTGGCCATTATCGTGCAACAGATTGAGAACTACCTTCTGGTGCCACAAATTGCCCAAGGAACTTTCCGAATACATCCTGCACTGGCCATCCTCGCCCTTGTTATTGGGAATGAGGTGGCTGGCATCTGGGGGGTTATTCTCTGCTTACCTCTGATAGCTACGGTTCGCGATGTAACCTGCTATCTTTATCTACGTTTGTCGGACAGACCACTTTCGCCCGCAGAAGCTCTGGCCAAGGTGCATGCCAAGTCTCCTTCACCGCTTCCCATCCTGCAGCGAGTTAGAGCCTTGTGGAAGAAGTGA
- a CDS encoding glycosyltransferase family 2 protein, translated as MSKSISAFFPAYNDGGTIASMVISALLTLRELTDDYEVIVVNDGSVDYTPEILEELARVYENVRVIHHERNKGYGGALRTGFANATKDLIFYTDGDAQYDARELKLLHSALVEGVDMVNGYKISRSDPWYRTVIGRIYHWIAKLSFGLKLRDVDCDFRLMRREIFDKVHLESNSGVICVEMMKKIQDAGFVIAEVPVHHYHRVYGRSQFFNFRRTFRVGYDLIRLWVKLVLKPTLSKWKVLERAKQPEG; from the coding sequence ATGAGCAAGAGCATTTCGGCATTCTTTCCCGCTTACAACGACGGAGGGACGATTGCCAGCATGGTTATTTCTGCCCTGCTGACCCTACGGGAACTGACGGATGACTATGAGGTGATTGTCGTCAACGATGGCAGTGTGGATTATACACCAGAGATCTTGGAGGAATTGGCCAGGGTATACGAAAATGTCCGTGTAATCCACCATGAACGAAATAAGGGCTATGGTGGAGCCTTGCGTACTGGCTTTGCCAATGCCACCAAGGATTTGATCTTTTATACCGACGGAGACGCTCAGTACGATGCACGGGAGCTGAAGCTACTCCACTCTGCGCTCGTAGAGGGCGTGGATATGGTGAACGGCTATAAGATTAGCCGTTCTGACCCATGGTACAGGACAGTCATCGGTCGCATCTATCACTGGATCGCCAAACTCAGTTTCGGATTGAAATTGCGGGATGTGGATTGCGACTTTCGCTTGATGAGGCGGGAGATTTTCGATAAGGTGCACCTCGAGTCCAACAGCGGGGTTATTTGTGTCGAAATGATGAAAAAAATCCAAGATGCTGGTTTTGTCATTGCCGAGGTTCCTGTACACCATTACCATCGCGTTTATGGTCGCTCGCAGTTTTTTAACTTTCGTCGCACGTTCCGTGTGGGGTATGACCTGATAAGGCTTTGGGTGAAATTGGTGCTCAAGCCCACACTGAGCAAATGGAAGGTATTGGAGCGCGCGAAGCAACCTGAGGGATAG